In Deinococcus cellulosilyticus NBRC 106333 = KACC 11606, a genomic segment contains:
- a CDS encoding DNA translocase FtsK: MNTITRALVKAIEHQVVSAQSKARGFIKIEGFDDSTYLELLQALSSTGFQLGGKRIQVRTTSPVRGFERQAVEENRSATWYRNHVEEDEVLLLIMNVPTSDAQSLKNIFTIDEAALTSSKNDGGLRQLFEAAFTGHQLAPEDWALMTTFLSRLETLRKPQLRDLARFLTEVNDLLAQNPGLKLKKAITRALPHLGLFRCEGQSEVIGTAKQDRLLKSILQVASLGSEHIEPSKQKTYLELIEDNQFNFEDESASGGLTPQQKAETLRRFLAEPLHGEDLLRALQLDWDEVQFALSKRAKISKKDARKNLAEDIELALTGRDVRIESQSEALKNMLQDLMDGKTPQVEDIEQVLDDLADVLDRKILQALRKERGTRKREGRDFPIEVARCAMELLDPTDRTDGENLTLKISFKPEKGKKEPSRRALQAFRALYGNIHEALPAITWDLGALWDITPVWNEELDPKDPEPPRSELLFKVEVKGPGGEKGQTMDLVWVYEPDDVNATTHGQLLHIIEHQQQFIPTYTVPRTTGGQGIDLESPLKSLGNYASSGTSIDQPFVQEVLGKHYGMHNAGAVDLQDAMLHLLDQWKAFVGLTLQSGLRRINVYRLLEAYETLLSLSILHLSRHTLASRQAFPWLNRAWMVELRDHSGQLVMPFLHPLKLHWWVERNQQLHTLIWKLLDPHKPVEAVDFKGMREDLDRLHASASSPAVLAHLPEGRLNSEYLVSMQEHMGFELYSPLQGERLSRRSDTRVDAMMATRSLIKVIEDYLETYPFVRDGVDIYLLQCSNAALPGVLADELLKLSEKRKWNLKFNLTVHTLDNGVRLHQAVNEWIAEHDEETVPLSGSYFPAVNLRVVQGPLLDLVQGLTETDLAILADVLSEKGQKVEDLQDQDTEILALSGYAPQFASQPLPVNRDELDRQVQLTPRWKTALLLDFYRMQHLVHRKGGKLWGEGMDFQLRITLENWETELKQLHEHFNWVVCYDTTVDRYLLERGFPQAVQVIRYSLGLGPLKQHKMTVSSSRQVRDVVVRRLGSNLGHQLLSGFERGTLTQLAEAMVDYARNVSGDIVLRAAGPGAYLNEIIGLVTARFRIEQELAGLAEEIHLDTWLYLDDFRHWFRDKMPDLLHVRLHQTVDRQVKLSMRVVETKCVSTDHFDREARDAEVQVARGTERILQIFRPQKVHLDHAYWYNQLYQALAGNMEITGRELSLWEDFREALRTGRFELSVQGQTWIFCHNGPGNPKLAEFKTSKQDFETQLASTLGVTFTARHYSRTALREALREMAATRNIDIEEHLWERLERTPEVEPEPVEESAWEPDPLPIPVAVHEAVSTPSAPFRASETTVMVMPPPEVVKMEEVQDTPNPAQERLQVWLEEQARKLQRLLRDYNLGVFPVNPKEADVGAAIVRFKVRLRPGEDLAKLQKQAVNLQREMALPSIPFIDNVPSTHFIGIDIPRAEKETIPFLPLLETLPSGQPGTLPVVLGQKPDGQMVTADLATFPHLLVAGVTGSGKSVFLRNLLVCLTAKHTPEQLQLMIVDPKRTDFAMFGGLPHLMNEGKVLLDARVAQERLLALIHEEMPRRQDIIGKARVFNIQEFNRRFPEEALPMVVAVIDEYAQLLTVIPDKERKAFEQDLMSLAQVGRALGLHLILATQRPSTDVVTGVLKANLPTRVALKVTTSIDSRVILDQPGAENLVGHGDMLYLEASGKVTRLQAPLMSSEELEDFLSPMRRDL; the protein is encoded by the coding sequence ATGAACACCATCACCCGTGCCCTTGTGAAAGCCATCGAGCATCAGGTGGTTTCAGCGCAGAGCAAAGCCAGAGGTTTCATCAAAATCGAAGGCTTTGACGACAGCACTTACCTGGAACTGCTGCAGGCCCTCTCCAGCACTGGATTTCAGCTGGGTGGAAAACGCATTCAGGTGAGGACCACCAGCCCGGTCAGGGGTTTTGAACGTCAGGCAGTGGAAGAGAACCGCTCGGCGACCTGGTACCGCAACCACGTTGAGGAAGACGAAGTGCTGCTGCTCATCATGAACGTCCCCACCTCGGACGCGCAGAGCCTGAAAAACATCTTCACCATCGATGAGGCAGCCCTGACCTCCAGCAAAAACGATGGCGGACTCAGGCAACTTTTTGAGGCGGCTTTCACGGGCCACCAGCTTGCACCGGAAGACTGGGCCCTGATGACCACGTTTCTGTCCCGGCTGGAAACTTTACGCAAGCCACAACTGCGCGACCTTGCCCGTTTCCTGACCGAGGTGAATGACCTCCTTGCACAAAACCCCGGATTGAAGCTGAAAAAAGCCATCACCCGTGCCCTGCCCCACCTGGGACTGTTCCGCTGTGAGGGCCAGAGTGAAGTGATCGGCACCGCAAAACAGGACCGGCTCCTGAAAAGCATTCTGCAGGTGGCTTCGCTGGGTAGTGAGCACATCGAGCCCAGCAAGCAGAAAACCTACCTGGAGCTGATCGAGGACAACCAGTTCAATTTTGAGGACGAAAGTGCATCTGGAGGCCTCACCCCGCAGCAGAAAGCGGAGACCCTGCGTCGCTTTCTGGCCGAGCCCTTGCATGGAGAAGACCTGCTCAGGGCCTTGCAGCTCGACTGGGACGAGGTGCAGTTTGCCCTCTCAAAACGGGCGAAGATCAGCAAGAAAGACGCACGGAAAAACCTTGCAGAAGACATTGAACTGGCCCTCACCGGACGGGACGTGCGGATTGAAAGCCAGAGCGAGGCCCTGAAAAACATGCTTCAGGACCTCATGGATGGCAAAACACCACAGGTCGAGGACATCGAACAGGTGCTGGACGATCTGGCAGATGTGCTGGACAGAAAAATCCTGCAGGCCCTGCGCAAGGAGCGGGGCACCCGCAAACGGGAGGGGCGTGATTTTCCCATTGAGGTGGCCCGCTGTGCAATGGAGCTGCTCGACCCCACAGACCGGACGGACGGGGAGAACCTGACCCTCAAAATCTCCTTCAAACCCGAAAAAGGCAAGAAGGAACCCTCCAGACGGGCCTTGCAGGCGTTCCGTGCCCTGTACGGGAACATCCACGAGGCTTTGCCTGCGATCACCTGGGATCTGGGAGCCCTCTGGGACATCACCCCGGTCTGGAATGAGGAACTCGATCCCAAAGATCCGGAACCTCCCCGTTCTGAACTGCTGTTCAAGGTGGAGGTGAAAGGTCCAGGTGGGGAAAAAGGGCAGACCATGGATCTGGTGTGGGTGTACGAGCCAGACGATGTGAATGCCACCACCCACGGGCAACTGCTGCACATCATTGAGCACCAGCAGCAGTTCATTCCGACCTACACCGTGCCCAGAACGACGGGTGGACAGGGCATCGACCTGGAGTCTCCCCTGAAAAGCCTGGGAAATTACGCTTCCAGCGGGACGTCCATCGACCAGCCTTTTGTGCAGGAGGTGCTCGGAAAGCATTACGGCATGCACAATGCCGGGGCTGTGGACCTGCAGGACGCCATGTTGCACCTGCTCGACCAGTGGAAGGCTTTTGTGGGCCTGACTTTGCAGTCGGGCCTCAGGCGCATCAATGTGTACCGCCTGCTGGAAGCTTACGAAACGCTCCTCAGCCTGTCCATTTTGCACCTGTCGCGCCACACGCTGGCTTCCCGTCAGGCTTTTCCCTGGCTCAACCGGGCATGGATGGTGGAACTCAGGGACCACAGCGGGCAACTGGTGATGCCCTTTTTGCACCCTTTAAAACTCCACTGGTGGGTGGAAAGAAACCAGCAGTTGCACACCCTGATCTGGAAGCTCCTTGACCCCCACAAGCCTGTTGAGGCCGTGGATTTCAAAGGGATGAGGGAAGATCTGGACCGCCTGCACGCTTCAGCCAGTTCACCCGCAGTGCTGGCCCACCTGCCAGAAGGAAGGCTGAATTCGGAGTATCTGGTGTCCATGCAGGAACATATGGGGTTTGAGCTGTACAGTCCCCTGCAGGGAGAGAGGCTTTCCCGGCGCTCGGACACCCGTGTGGATGCGATGATGGCGACCCGTTCCCTGATCAAGGTGATCGAGGATTACCTGGAAACCTACCCCTTTGTGCGAGATGGGGTGGACATCTACCTCTTGCAGTGCAGCAATGCGGCCCTGCCCGGAGTGCTGGCAGATGAGCTCCTGAAGCTCTCCGAAAAACGCAAATGGAACCTGAAATTCAACCTGACCGTGCACACCCTGGACAACGGGGTGAGGCTCCATCAGGCGGTGAACGAGTGGATCGCAGAACACGATGAGGAGACGGTTCCCCTCTCTGGCAGCTATTTCCCGGCAGTGAACCTGCGGGTGGTGCAAGGGCCTCTCCTGGACCTCGTGCAGGGCCTGACCGAAACCGATCTGGCCATCCTGGCCGATGTGCTCTCCGAAAAAGGCCAGAAGGTGGAAGACCTTCAGGACCAGGACACTGAAATCCTGGCCCTCTCTGGATACGCCCCCCAGTTTGCCAGTCAGCCCCTGCCTGTGAACCGGGACGAGCTGGACCGGCAGGTGCAGCTCACCCCCCGCTGGAAAACAGCTTTGTTGCTGGATTTCTACCGCATGCAGCATCTGGTCCACCGCAAGGGCGGCAAACTCTGGGGAGAGGGCATGGATTTCCAGCTGCGCATCACCCTGGAAAACTGGGAAACTGAACTGAAACAGCTCCATGAGCACTTCAACTGGGTGGTGTGTTATGACACCACTGTGGACCGCTACCTGCTGGAACGGGGTTTCCCGCAGGCCGTGCAGGTGATCCGGTACTCGCTGGGCCTCGGTCCACTGAAACAGCACAAGATGACCGTTTCATCTTCCAGACAGGTCAGGGACGTGGTGGTCCGCAGGCTTGGGAGCAACCTCGGGCACCAGTTGCTCTCTGGCTTCGAGAGAGGGACCCTCACCCAGCTTGCAGAAGCGATGGTGGATTATGCCCGCAATGTGTCCGGAGACATCGTGCTGCGTGCTGCAGGCCCTGGTGCGTACCTCAACGAGATCATTGGACTGGTGACCGCTCGATTCCGCATCGAACAGGAGCTTGCCGGCCTCGCAGAGGAGATCCATCTCGACACCTGGCTGTACCTTGATGACTTCAGGCACTGGTTCAGGGACAAGATGCCTGATCTGCTGCATGTGCGGCTCCACCAGACTGTGGACAGACAGGTGAAACTGTCCATGCGGGTGGTGGAAACCAAATGCGTGAGCACCGACCACTTTGACCGGGAGGCCAGGGACGCCGAGGTGCAGGTGGCCCGTGGGACTGAGCGCATCCTGCAGATCTTCCGGCCCCAGAAAGTCCATCTGGATCACGCGTACTGGTACAACCAGCTTTACCAGGCCCTCGCTGGCAACATGGAAATCACCGGCAGGGAACTCTCCCTGTGGGAGGACTTCCGCGAGGCCCTGAGGACCGGACGCTTTGAACTCTCAGTGCAGGGACAGACCTGGATTTTCTGCCACAACGGACCTGGAAACCCAAAACTTGCAGAATTCAAGACCTCGAAACAGGACTTCGAGACACAACTGGCCAGCACCCTCGGGGTGACCTTCACAGCCCGCCATTACAGCCGAACGGCCCTCCGGGAAGCCCTGCGTGAGATGGCCGCCACCCGGAACATCGACATTGAAGAGCATTTGTGGGAAAGGCTGGAGCGGACCCCCGAGGTGGAGCCTGAACCTGTCGAAGAGTCTGCCTGGGAACCTGACCCCCTCCCCATTCCAGTTGCAGTTCATGAGGCTGTCTCTACGCCATCTGCACCTTTCAGGGCCAGTGAAACCACCGTGATGGTGATGCCTCCCCCTGAAGTCGTGAAAATGGAGGAGGTGCAGGACACCCCGAACCCTGCCCAGGAACGCCTGCAGGTGTGGCTGGAAGAACAGGCCCGCAAACTGCAACGCCTCTTAAGGGACTACAACCTCGGGGTGTTCCCGGTGAACCCCAAAGAGGCGGATGTGGGCGCGGCCATCGTGCGCTTCAAGGTGCGCCTACGCCCTGGAGAGGACCTTGCCAAATTGCAGAAGCAGGCGGTGAACCTGCAGCGGGAAATGGCCCTGCCTTCCATCCCCTTCATCGACAATGTGCCCTCAACGCACTTCATTGGGATCGACATTCCCAGAGCAGAAAAAGAAACCATTCCGTTTTTGCCTTTGCTGGAAACTTTGCCCTCAGGTCAGCCTGGGACCCTCCCGGTGGTCCTTGGACAGAAACCCGATGGGCAGATGGTCACTGCAGACCTTGCCACCTTCCCGCACCTGCTGGTTGCCGGTGTGACCGGATCAGGGAAATCGGTCTTTCTGCGCAACCTGCTTGTGTGCCTGACCGCCAAACACACCCCCGAGCAGCTGCAACTGATGATCGTGGACCCCAAACGCACCGACTTTGCGATGTTCGGAGGGCTGCCCCATCTGATGAACGAGGGCAAGGTCCTGCTCGATGCCCGGGTCGCCCAGGAAAGACTCCTTGCCCTGATCCATGAGGAAATGCCCCGCAGACAGGACATCATCGGGAAGGCCAGGGTCTTCAACATTCAGGAATTCAACCGTCGTTTCCCAGAAGAGGCCCTCCCAATGGTCGTTGCAGTGATCGACGAGTACGCACAGCTGCTGACCGTCATTCCCGACAAAGAACGCAAGGCTTTCGAGCAGGACCTGATGAGCCTCGCCCAGGTGGGTCGCGCACTGGGGCTGCACCTGATTCTGGCCACCCAGCGGCCCAGCACCGATGTGGTGACGGGCGTCCTCAAAGCGAACCTGCCCACCCGGGTCGCCCTGAAAGTCACCACCAGCATCGACTCCCGGGTGATTCTGGACCAGCCCGGAGCAGAAAACCTGGTCGGCCATGGGGACATGCTGTACCTGGAGGCTTCGGGCAAGGTGACCAGATTGCAGGCCCCCTTGATGTCATCTGAAGAACTGGAAGACTTCCTGTCCCCGATGAGGAGGGACCTGTGA